Part of the Puniceicoccaceae bacterium genome is shown below.
GCGTTGTCGCTGGTGTAGGGCGAGAGAAGTTCACGGCCCTTGTGGGTGTACTTCAGGTTCGCGAGGAATCCGCCCTTCTGATAGCTGATACCGAAGTTGTAGGTGTCCTTCACAAAACCTTCCAGATCCGATACGACCTCGTCGCCGCCAAAGTCTCCCTCCACGTCGAGGAAGGTTCCGTTCACAAAGACGGAGAATGTACCGATGTGTGCGGGAATAAAGGTGAGCTCCTGCTGGATGTTGAACTCAAACCCATCTACGGTTGCCTCACCCGCATTTTCAAATGTCGTGAAGTCAAACCCGAGTGTATCTGACGGCAGACCCAGTGAATCAATATCCTGCTGGGTGACGGAGCGTCCGATCTCGCGCATGAAATCCGTGATTTCCTTGCGGAAGAATCCCACTGAGATCACGCCGGCATTGTTGGTGTAGTATTCAAGCGTGAGATCAAGGTTGTCTGCTTCCTGGGGCTTGAGACCGAGATTGTTCGCCTGCACACTTCCGGTGTTCAGCTCATCTCCATAGCTGATCTGGATGTTGGGAAGCAGGTCACTGAAGTTTTGGCGACCAATGGTTTTGGCAAACGCGATGCGACCCACCAGGTTATCGGTGATGTCGTAGCGGAAGTTGATGCCTGGGAAGAATCCATCAAAATCGGAATCCACCTCACGATCATCGCGATCTCCCTTGGCCGTCAGCTTGGTTTTTTCCCAGCGCACACCACCCGTGATGGAACCCCGGTTGTTGAGCACATTGACCGATGCCATGGTATAGGCGGCCAGGATGTTTTCTTCAATCTCGTTGACACCTGCACCATCACGACCCCGGAAGCTGAAGAGGTTCTGGTTGCGATCCCAGTAGTCCTTGGCTTTTTCCATGTCGTGCCACTGGATCACCGAAGCCAAGCCGTAGTGGGGGTCGGTGAACTGGTAGGCGTCATTGATGAAGAGATTGCCGCGCGGCTCATCGGCAGAATCACGATCCCCATCGGCTCCCACGTGGTAGTAACGATCACGGATGTCGAGGGTTTCACGAGTTTGCGAGGTATATTTCAGACCCGACTTGATTGTGCCGTTGAGACCTCCCGAGTCGCCGAAATTGTAGATCGCATCTGCATTCCAGCCAAAGATCAGGTCTTCCCCATCCTTCGGACGGTAGCTGGACACGCCCGAGAGATAAAAGACACTCAGATCGCTCACACCCATGCCAGGATTGTTGGTGCCTGCACCGTCGACATGCTCCACGGTGACTGTAGTGTCGATATCGTGGTTGCCGCCAAAGTCCGAGAACCTGAGATAGCCGTCGACATTGCGCCAGGCGAGTTCAGCGTTTTCGAGAAAACCCTTGGACGTGCTGCGGTAATGATTGGTTGCTTTGGACCAGAAGGTGCCCAGCTCAAAATCCCAGTTGCCCATGGTGTGCTTGAGCTTCGCGTCACCGTGCCAGGTTTCCCCGTATTTATCGCGCCAGGATGCCGCAAAGTCGATGCGACCTGCGTTGTCAGGACTCTGAACCACTCCGGAACCCGAGGCGACATTGTTGGCCGTCGAGGTGCGTCCCGTGTCCCATTGTACATTGGTATTGCGGAACTTGGAGATGTAGTCATTCCACTGAATGCTGGTGAGCAGGATCGTGTTATCCGAGAGCTTGTAGTCGAGTTTCACATTTGCGGATTGGCGGTGTGTGAACTTGGGTCCGTCCTGCATCTGATAGCGACGCAGGATGGGTTGGGGATTCGAAGCACCTGTGCTGTAGTCATTAAACGCCCAGCGGAAGCGGGAGCGGTGCTGAGGGTTGAATTGATTCGAACTCAGGTAGTTGACGATGATGCCCAGTTTTCCCTCCTGATAGACATCGGCGTAGGTCAGCTTGAGTCCGGGAAGGATCTTGTAAGTATCGTCGTTTCCTGGACCTGCGGTCTTGCTGAGATCAAGCGCTTCGTTGTTGGCACTGAGGTAGACGTTGTAGCGGATTTCCCGTCCATCGCGCTCAAATGCGGATTTGCTGACCAGATTCACGCTGCCACCGAGGGAGTTGGCGGGCATGTCCGGAGTTGGCACCTTGATGACCTCAATGCGCTCCACATTGTTCAGTGATACCTGCTCAAACTCGAACGTTCGGTTCATGTTTGAGGACGAGGCACTCGCCATCATGTTGCCATCAACCGTAATCGGGGTGAAGGTGTCGCCCATGCCGCGCACCTCAATCGAACGCACGTCAGCTGCGACGTAATTGATGGAAATTCCCGGCAGGAATTTGACGAACTCACCGATGTTACCCTCATTGATATTGCCCAGGGCTTCCGAATCGATGACCGCCTTGTTGGTTTCAGAGAAACGCTGCTCGTGAATCGCGGCTGCGGCTGCGTCATACTGCGATTTCACCACAAAGGCACTCAATTCGTAAACTTCATCTTCCGATTCAAAAGCCGAGCGGCTTCGCAGATCAACTTCCAACTGAGCCGTGATGGATTCACTAACCTCAATCGTTTGAGTGGTTGAAAAATAACCCGTATAGAAGACAGTGACTTCAGCAGTTCCTGTGGGCACTCCCGACAGACGGAATTGTCCAAACGAATCCGTCTGGGTGCGCAGGCTGGTATTTTCGACAGTGACTCGAGCGTTCTCGAGATATTGTCCGGTGCGGATGTCCTTAACCCGTCCGGCAATAGTTCCAGTAGTTTGGGCGATGGCAGTCGTGATTCCAAATGCTGCGATCAGTGCAGCAGCAACCACGGTGCGCATGGCTCCCGTTTTCATTATGGGTATATGCATAGTTATCAGATTTTCTTGAATGGGGTTCTGATCTGTGTTGTTCATATTTGAACAACTAAAACTAAATGTGAACGCTAGGTGCTTTCATCGAAAGGTCAAGAAAATGTCTGAAGGTGTCAGCATTTTATGAATTCCAACTGAATGGTCCCTGTGACGAAATGAATGGTCCGTTGTATGTCTGAATCCAATTCCCGTTATGATATCCCCAATCTGCGCAAGGCGTGTGAAGTGATCCGTGAGATCGCTGCCAGCGAGCATGGACTCAGCTTCAAGGAACTGCAGTCCCGATCTGGAATTCCCCGTACCACCCTGCTTCGCATCCTCGAAACCCTCAGCCATCAGGAATTCGTGAGACAGCGCGCGAACCGTTCCTTTTTGTTAGGCAACGAGTTACTGCGCATCGGTTTACAGTTCTCGGATCGTTTGGATCTGCGGGAGCGTGCGGCGCCCATTTTGCACCGCTTAGCTCAGAGCACGCGTTCCACCAGCCATCTGGCGGTGCTCTCCGGTGAAAAATCTCTCATCGTGGCGGTGCAGGAGAGTCCCGAGCGCATACAGGCTGCGTCAAAGCCGGGATTTCTCGCCGAGCTGCATTGTTCCTCAACGGGCAAGTGTTTCCTGGCTTTTGTCTGGAAGGATCCTGTTGCGTGGTTTCGGGAACGTTCTCCGGATGCACCCACCGAAAATTCGATCAGGGATCCAGAGCGCTTCGAATCCGAGCTGCAGCAGATCCGAAAGTCGGGCTACGCTGTGGATGATGAGGAATATTCACTCGGCATCCGTTGCTGTGCTGCACCTGTTCGGAATGCTGCGGGAAACGTGATCGCCGCGATCGGCATCACTGCTCCCGGCACACTGTTTCCCCGGTCGAGGGATGCTGCGGTGGCGGCAACCGTCGTACAGGCTGCGGTGGAGTTGAGTCAGTCGCTTGGCTACGATCCCCATGCGTAAGCGACCCGGTTAAGCGTGTTTGGGATGGAGGATCTGAAGGTTGACAGTGCTCACATGCCAGCCATGCGTTCCAGCTCGTGGTAGGCTGACTTGGCATTTTCATAGAGATCCACCAGATCCGTCTCGGTGACCTCCAGCGCGCGCATCCACGGGTGAAGTTCTACTTTTGGCAGAGTGGTTGCCCGAAAGTAGTGGTGGGAGGCTGACCAATGAATTGAAAAATGCAGACAGAGCAGCGCATTGGGCGGGTTGTTGACTCTCTCGGGCGTCAATTGGTTCAGGATCACGGCGAGGATCTTCTGTGGGAAATTCCAGGAAGTCAGCAGCACGTGCCCGGCATCTGTGTAGTCAAATCCAAAGTTGGTGGTCTCCCATTGTTCCACTGGCAAGGTCTTGTCCCAGATGACTTCCGAACCGCGCGAGGTGAGTGCCTGGTCGATGACCATGCGCCCGATTGCGTGCAGGATGCCCAGCGTGAAGAAGTAGGAGCGATCTTCATCCAGCAGATCTGACAGACTTTCCATGGCTGCAGCCACACAGGCACTTTGCCTCCAGTAATCCTGTGCGGTGATCCCGTAGTGTACGAGCATTTTGCTGAACATCTGCTTCGACATGCTGATGCTCACGAGCTTCATGACTTCCCGAAATCCGAGGCGATGGATGGCATCGTCGAGACTGACAATTTCCAGCTTTCCGCCGTAGAAGGCACTGTTGCTGATGCGCAGGATGTCAGAGGTAATGCCAGGGTCTGTTTTGATCGTGTCCACGAGATCCATCTGATTGGAGTCGGGGTCGTTCAAAATTTCGAAGGCCTTGGCGAGTACGTGAGCGGATGCGTGCAGCGATTCGATTTCACTGACAGCTCGCAGCAGATCCTGTTCGGTATAATGGATGATTTCGTTTGCCATATGCGGTCCTTCGGCACGCGTGCCTCACCGACTTAATAGGCGGATGAATTTGTGTTCGCTTTAGAGGTTTTCGGGGCGTTAACGAGTTTTTGACGGAAGCGGGTTCAACTGTCATCGGGCCGGATCAGGTCGTCGGAGTGGGCACGACATCAGCGTTTGGGGTCTCCGGTTTTGCGGACGATTTCGACCTTGGACGAATGAGGTAGATGAAGTTGGCCTGAAAATCATCCTGCAGAATTTTCCGGGTGGACGGTGCCAACTGCTCGATGTAAGGAGTAAAGTCAGTCGGCTCGGATGAGGTGTCTTCCAATGCTTCAAGGGAGTGAACACTAGGTCGCCGTACGGGGCGCATTTCCAGTTCGATC
Proteins encoded:
- a CDS encoding TonB-dependent receptor; amino-acid sequence: MHIPIMKTGAMRTVVAAALIAAFGITTAIAQTTGTIAGRVKDIRTGQYLENARVTVENTSLRTQTDSFGQFRLSGVPTGTAEVTVFYTGYFSTTQTIEVSESITAQLEVDLRSRSAFESEDEVYELSAFVVKSQYDAAAAAIHEQRFSETNKAVIDSEALGNINEGNIGEFVKFLPGISINYVAADVRSIEVRGMGDTFTPITVDGNMMASASSSNMNRTFEFEQVSLNNVERIEVIKVPTPDMPANSLGGSVNLVSKSAFERDGREIRYNVYLSANNEALDLSKTAGPGNDDTYKILPGLKLTYADVYQEGKLGIIVNYLSSNQFNPQHRSRFRWAFNDYSTGASNPQPILRRYQMQDGPKFTHRQSANVKLDYKLSDNTILLTSIQWNDYISKFRNTNVQWDTGRTSTANNVASGSGVVQSPDNAGRIDFAASWRDKYGETWHGDAKLKHTMGNWDFELGTFWSKATNHYRSTSKGFLENAELAWRNVDGYLRFSDFGGNHDIDTTVTVEHVDGAGTNNPGMGVSDLSVFYLSGVSSYRPKDGEDLIFGWNADAIYNFGDSGGLNGTIKSGLKYTSQTRETLDIRDRYYHVGADGDRDSADEPRGNLFINDAYQFTDPHYGLASVIQWHDMEKAKDYWDRNQNLFSFRGRDGAGVNEIEENILAAYTMASVNVLNNRGSITGGVRWEKTKLTAKGDRDDREVDSDFDGFFPGINFRYDITDNLVGRIAFAKTIGRQNFSDLLPNIQISYGDELNTGSVQANNLGLKPQEADNLDLTLEYYTNNAGVISVGFFRKEITDFMREIGRSVTQQDIDSLGLPSDTLGFDFTTFENAGEATVDGFEFNIQQELTFIPAHIGTFSVFVNGTFLDVEGDFGGDEVVSDLEGFVKDTYNFGISYQKGGFLANLKYTHKGRELLSPYTSDNASAIGDAYLFNDDLDQIDADVEYMISPNYTVYLSARNLGVAPQNRVIRSNSADLYILERSEEYGIQFSLGVKGKF
- a CDS encoding IclR family transcriptional regulator; its protein translation is MSESNSRYDIPNLRKACEVIREIAASEHGLSFKELQSRSGIPRTTLLRILETLSHQEFVRQRANRSFLLGNELLRIGLQFSDRLDLRERAAPILHRLAQSTRSTSHLAVLSGEKSLIVAVQESPERIQAASKPGFLAELHCSSTGKCFLAFVWKDPVAWFRERSPDAPTENSIRDPERFESELQQIRKSGYAVDDEEYSLGIRCCAAPVRNAAGNVIAAIGITAPGTLFPRSRDAAVAATVVQAAVELSQSLGYDPHA
- a CDS encoding HDOD domain-containing protein, giving the protein MANEIIHYTEQDLLRAVSEIESLHASAHVLAKAFEILNDPDSNQMDLVDTIKTDPGITSDILRISNSAFYGGKLEIVSLDDAIHRLGFREVMKLVSISMSKQMFSKMLVHYGITAQDYWRQSACVAAAMESLSDLLDEDRSYFFTLGILHAIGRMVIDQALTSRGSEVIWDKTLPVEQWETTNFGFDYTDAGHVLLTSWNFPQKILAVILNQLTPERVNNPPNALLCLHFSIHWSASHHYFRATTLPKVELHPWMRALEVTETDLVDLYENAKSAYHELERMAGM